The following are encoded together in the Methanosarcina flavescens genome:
- the fpoB gene encoding F(420)H(2) dehydrogenase subunit B, which translates to MGEVKEKKTNKNNEKSEEIPGVITTTTSAIHNLLKKSKVQDIINWGRKNSLWFMTQPMGCCGVEMIATGCAHYDTDRFGIIPRNSPRHADVMIISGYVTKKYLPALKRLWEQMPAPKWVICMGDCSISGGPFYESYSTVQNIDEIFPIDVYIPGCPPRPEALIQGFVELQEKIKAKKDRGTGY; encoded by the coding sequence ATGGGTGAAGTGAAGGAGAAAAAAACGAATAAAAACAATGAAAAGTCTGAAGAAATTCCTGGGGTCATCACGACAACAACCAGTGCTATTCACAATCTTCTCAAGAAATCCAAGGTTCAGGACATTATCAACTGGGGAAGAAAAAACTCGCTCTGGTTTATGACTCAACCTATGGGCTGTTGCGGTGTTGAGATGATCGCTACAGGCTGTGCACACTATGACACTGACCGTTTCGGGATAATTCCGAGGAACTCCCCGAGGCATGCTGATGTCATGATAATCAGTGGGTATGTGACAAAGAAATACCTGCCTGCTTTAAAGAGGCTCTGGGAACAGATGCCTGCTCCGAAATGGGTAATCTGTATGGGAGATTGTTCCATTAGTGGCGGGCCTTTCTACGAATCCTACAGCACTGTGCAGAATATTGATGAAATCTTCCCGATTGATGTTTACATTCCTGGATGCCCTCCGAGGCCCGAAGCCCTGATTCAAGGATTTGTGGAGCTTCAAGAGAAAATTAAAGCCAAAAAAGACCGAGGCACGGGATACTAA
- a CDS encoding phytoene desaturase family protein, which yields MKAIVIGAGLGGLLSAARLSKAGYQVEVYERLPITGGRFTNLNYKGFQLSSGALHILPHGPSGPLAQFLSEVGADIEIVRSDITTVRVPLKKNSPDYSKGFKDIPFSDFPTLLSHKDRLKIALLTVSTRKNRPTGSTLQAWIRSQIKDEWLVRFADSFCGWALSLRSDEVPVEEIFEIIENMYRFGGPGVPVGGCKGIIDALESVIAAHGGKIHTRAEVSKILLQNGKAAGVLIGEEVHKADLIISNLGHVATARLCREALSGEKNSGYLRQLETLRPSAGIKICLAADEPLVGHSGILLTPYAKRVNGINEVTQVDPRLAPPGKHLTMSHQYVAPENIKNLEAEIELGLQDLKEIFPDKRYEVLLIQSYYDSWPVNRATSGTDPGNETPIPELYVVGDGAKGKGGIEVEGVALGVAATMKKILG from the coding sequence GTGAAAGCAATTGTAATTGGTGCAGGGCTTGGAGGGCTCTTAAGCGCAGCCAGGCTCTCAAAGGCAGGATATCAGGTTGAGGTTTATGAGAGACTTCCTATCACAGGAGGAAGGTTTACAAACCTGAATTATAAAGGATTCCAACTCTCGAGTGGAGCTCTCCACATCCTGCCCCACGGACCTTCAGGCCCTCTAGCACAGTTTCTCAGTGAAGTCGGAGCTGACATTGAGATCGTGCGGTCAGACATAACAACAGTGCGAGTTCCCCTGAAGAAGAACAGCCCAGATTACAGTAAAGGTTTCAAAGATATTCCTTTTTCCGATTTTCCCACACTTCTCTCGCATAAAGACCGCCTGAAGATTGCCCTTCTTACAGTGAGTACGCGAAAGAACCGACCGACAGGGAGCACTCTCCAGGCCTGGATCAGGAGCCAGATTAAGGACGAATGGCTTGTGAGATTTGCCGACTCTTTCTGCGGCTGGGCGCTGAGTCTCAGAAGTGACGAAGTGCCTGTAGAAGAAATTTTCGAGATAATCGAAAACATGTACAGGTTCGGCGGGCCTGGTGTTCCTGTAGGCGGATGCAAAGGAATAATCGACGCCCTGGAGAGTGTGATTGCCGCACACGGCGGAAAGATCCATACCAGAGCTGAGGTTTCAAAAATCCTTCTGCAGAATGGTAAAGCTGCAGGTGTGCTTATTGGCGAGGAAGTTCATAAAGCCGACCTGATCATCAGTAATCTCGGGCATGTTGCAACAGCCCGCCTTTGCCGAGAGGCCCTTTCAGGAGAGAAAAACTCAGGATACTTGAGACAGCTTGAGACCCTGAGACCGTCTGCTGGCATAAAGATCTGCCTTGCTGCAGATGAGCCACTTGTAGGGCATTCAGGCATCCTTCTCACCCCATATGCGAAAAGGGTAAATGGGATAAATGAGGTTACCCAGGTTGACCCGAGACTTGCTCCACCGGGCAAACACCTTACAATGTCCCATCAGTACGTAGCCCCTGAGAATATAAAAAATCTCGAGGCTGAAATCGAATTAGGGCTTCAGGATCTTAAGGAAATCTTCCCCGATAAGAGATATGAAGTCCTGCTTATCCAGTCATACTATGACAGCTGGCCAGTAAACAGGGCAACATCTGGTACTGACCCTGGTAATGAAACCCCGATTCCAGAGCTCTACGTCGTGGGGGATGGAGCCAAAGGAAAAGGGGGCATAGAAGTTGAAGGCGTGGCTCTCGGCGTGGCTGCAACCATGAAAAAAATTCTTGGTTAA
- the cofG gene encoding 7,8-didemethyl-8-hydroxy-5-deazariboflavin synthase CofG, producing the protein MPPKNPDFVTYSKNVFIPVTNICRNRCGYCGFRREPGQPDARLMKPEEILPVLENGAKAGCTEALFTFGEFPDEVPEYRNWLKELGYSSTLEYLLFLCEAAIDIGILPHTNAGIMTHSELKALKPLNASMGLMLESMAALDAHKDCPGKLPELRLDTIREAGKLRIPYTTGILVGIGEKREDRIESLEAIAGLHREYGHIQEVIIQNFIPKSGTYMENSPEPAVEEIVDTICLARQILPPDVAVQVAPNLIDPKALIAKGVSDLGGISPLTIDWINPEAEWPDVRDLQKKLGSILLRERLPIYPQYVKRGWYSDRLSGLIAQLSDSEGYRKQP; encoded by the coding sequence ATTCCACCAAAAAATCCCGATTTTGTAACTTACTCGAAGAACGTTTTCATCCCTGTGACCAATATATGCAGGAACCGCTGCGGGTACTGCGGCTTTCGGAGGGAACCCGGGCAACCGGACGCCAGGCTCATGAAGCCTGAAGAAATTCTTCCTGTGCTTGAGAATGGGGCAAAGGCGGGGTGCACTGAAGCCCTTTTCACCTTTGGCGAGTTTCCAGATGAGGTGCCGGAGTACAGGAATTGGCTAAAAGAACTTGGCTATTCTTCTACTCTTGAATACCTTCTCTTTCTCTGTGAAGCTGCGATCGATATTGGAATTCTTCCTCATACGAATGCGGGTATCATGACGCACTCGGAGCTTAAGGCTTTAAAGCCTTTGAATGCAAGCATGGGGTTGATGCTTGAGAGCATGGCAGCTCTTGATGCACATAAAGACTGCCCTGGCAAACTTCCCGAACTCAGGCTTGATACTATCCGGGAAGCCGGAAAGCTCAGAATTCCCTATACTACCGGCATTCTTGTAGGGATAGGGGAGAAAAGAGAGGACAGAATTGAGTCGCTTGAGGCTATTGCAGGTCTTCACAGGGAATATGGGCATATCCAAGAAGTTATTATCCAGAATTTTATCCCAAAATCCGGAACATATATGGAAAACTCTCCAGAACCTGCGGTAGAGGAAATAGTTGATACTATATGCCTTGCCAGGCAGATCCTTCCTCCTGATGTGGCAGTGCAGGTTGCCCCAAACCTTATAGACCCTAAGGCCCTTATCGCGAAAGGGGTTAGTGACCTTGGAGGTATATCCCCGCTGACAATTGACTGGATTAATCCTGAAGCAGAATGGCCGGATGTAAGGGATTTGCAAAAGAAACTCGGATCGATTCTGCTCAGGGAACGCCTGCCGATTTACCCCCAGTATGTGAAAAGAGGGTGGTATTCAGACAGGTTATCCGGGCTGATAGCACAGCTCTCGGACTCGGAGGGTTATAGGAAACAGCCCTGA
- the cofH gene encoding 5-amino-6-(D-ribitylamino)uracil--L-tyrosine 4-hydroxyphenyl transferase CofH, which translates to MNSKIPEDLIERAYQGKSTKEDGLLLLEVPPFELFRFADELRSLTAGDMVTYVVNRNINFTSQCVGTCGFCAFRTNNGKVLTLEEIMGKVREAAQANATEVCIQGGLLPDAGIDFYLGIVEAIKAEFPEMHIHSFSPMEVYHASRISGIPVKEALLRLKKSGLDTMPGTAAEILSDRVREIICPSKIKTSEWIEVVTQAHAAGIPTTATMMYGHVETLEERIEHILIIREIQKETGGITEFVPLPFMPYNNPVGEKLMREGRYATPGLEDLKNYAVSRILLHGYVDNIQASWVKLGKKLAQFALHCGVNDLGGTLMEESISRSAGASNGEALSVEELEWMIYGAGRVPKERTTLYGRVNELVSGNPRRSGFRVSE; encoded by the coding sequence ATGAACAGCAAAATTCCCGAAGACCTTATAGAACGCGCATACCAGGGGAAGAGCACAAAAGAAGACGGGCTTCTACTCCTTGAGGTACCTCCTTTCGAACTCTTCAGGTTTGCGGATGAACTCCGCTCCCTTACAGCAGGGGATATGGTTACTTACGTCGTAAACAGGAATATTAACTTTACCAGCCAGTGTGTAGGGACCTGCGGGTTCTGCGCATTTAGAACGAATAACGGCAAAGTTCTGACCCTTGAAGAAATAATGGGAAAAGTAAGGGAGGCGGCACAGGCAAATGCTACTGAAGTCTGCATCCAGGGAGGACTTCTGCCTGACGCTGGCATTGACTTTTATCTCGGGATTGTAGAAGCCATAAAAGCCGAATTCCCTGAGATGCATATCCATTCCTTTTCACCGATGGAGGTTTACCATGCTTCCCGTATCAGTGGAATCCCTGTAAAAGAAGCCCTGCTAAGACTTAAAAAAAGCGGGCTTGACACCATGCCCGGCACGGCAGCCGAAATTCTTTCGGACAGGGTAAGGGAGATTATCTGCCCTTCAAAAATCAAAACCTCGGAATGGATAGAGGTGGTTACCCAGGCACATGCCGCAGGCATTCCTACGACTGCAACGATGATGTACGGGCATGTCGAAACTCTTGAAGAAAGGATAGAACATATATTGATCATCAGGGAAATTCAGAAGGAAACGGGTGGAATTACGGAATTTGTGCCCCTGCCTTTTATGCCTTATAACAACCCTGTAGGGGAGAAATTAATGAGAGAAGGTAGATACGCTACGCCTGGTCTTGAGGATCTTAAGAATTATGCTGTTTCTCGTATTCTTCTCCACGGGTACGTAGACAATATTCAGGCAAGCTGGGTGAAGTTAGGGAAAAAACTTGCGCAGTTTGCTCTTCACTGTGGGGTTAACGATCTTGGGGGTACCCTTATGGAGGAAAGTATTTCAAGGTCTGCAGGAGCCTCTAATGGAGAAGCGCTATCTGTAGAAGAACTCGAGTGGATGATCTATGGAGCCGGGAGAGTTCCAAAAGAAAGAACCACTCTGTACGGAAGAGTGAATGAGCTGGTTTCGGGAAATCCGAGGCGATCAGGGTTCAGAGTCTCAGAGTGA
- the cofH gene encoding 5-amino-6-(D-ribitylamino)uracil--L-tyrosine 4-hydroxyphenyl transferase CofH, translated as MYMKRPAAIPDDVLERAHRGNCTKEDALILLEGSPFELFELADNLRASTTGDIVSYITNRNIYITNKCAGNCGFCAYRTEKGYILSVEEILKKVGDAWKAGVIEVCIQGGYIPEIDMEFYLEIVESIKAEYPELCIHAFSPMEIHYAAKISGMSIKEALRKLKESGLDSLTGTSAEILSDRVRNIICPEKINTQQWIDIIKTAHKTGISTNATIMYGHVETVEERLDHVFTIREIQKETGGFSEFIPMSFLPHNNRIGEKMLASGKFASTGLEDLQLIAISRIILHTHINNIQATWVKLGKKLAQFALECGANDLGGTLMEDQISTASGGNHGEYMSPAEFEWMIKGAGRIPVQRDTLYRKVEPGFSNKVGSLPAFGKAKISSKE; from the coding sequence ATGTACATGAAGAGGCCGGCAGCAATTCCTGATGATGTCCTTGAAAGGGCACATCGGGGAAACTGCACAAAAGAGGATGCACTTATCCTGCTTGAAGGAAGCCCATTCGAGTTATTCGAACTTGCCGATAACCTTCGGGCCAGTACCACAGGTGATATTGTTAGTTATATCACGAACAGAAATATTTATATTACAAATAAATGCGCAGGAAATTGCGGATTTTGCGCTTACAGGACAGAAAAAGGGTATATACTGAGCGTGGAAGAAATCCTGAAAAAGGTGGGTGACGCCTGGAAAGCCGGAGTTATTGAGGTTTGCATCCAGGGAGGTTATATTCCGGAAATTGACATGGAATTCTACCTGGAGATTGTAGAGTCAATAAAAGCTGAATATCCAGAACTCTGTATTCATGCCTTTTCTCCTATGGAAATACACTATGCGGCAAAAATCTCAGGCATGTCCATAAAAGAGGCTCTTCGTAAGCTTAAAGAAAGCGGGCTTGATTCCCTTACCGGAACTTCAGCTGAAATTCTTTCCGACAGGGTGAGAAATATAATCTGTCCCGAAAAAATCAATACACAGCAATGGATCGATATTATAAAGACCGCACATAAAACCGGAATTTCCACAAATGCAACTATTATGTACGGACATGTTGAAACGGTCGAAGAGCGTCTTGATCATGTTTTTACTATCCGCGAAATACAGAAAGAGACCGGTGGATTTTCAGAGTTTATCCCGATGTCCTTTTTGCCCCATAATAACAGGATAGGGGAGAAAATGTTAGCATCTGGAAAATTCGCAAGCACAGGGCTTGAAGACTTGCAGCTCATTGCCATTTCCCGCATAATCCTGCACACCCACATAAATAATATTCAGGCTACCTGGGTTAAACTCGGGAAAAAGCTTGCTCAGTTTGCCCTCGAGTGCGGAGCTAATGATCTAGGAGGCACGCTTATGGAAGACCAGATTTCAACCGCGTCTGGAGGGAATCACGGAGAATACATGTCTCCTGCCGAGTTCGAATGGATGATAAAAGGGGCAGGAAGAATCCCTGTACAGAGAGATACCCTTTACCGGAAAGTGGAACCAGGCTTCTCGAATAAAGTAGGCTCATTGCCTGCTTTCGGAAAGGCAAAGATAAGCAGTAAAGAGTAA
- the fpoA gene encoding F420H2 dehydrogenase subunit FpoA produces the protein MSGIIDSYIPVAIFLFVALVMPPMTMFMVKHLSPRSKAAGKYTTYESGSVPTGTARIQFNVEYYLYAIAFVIFDVEVLFLYPWATVYKGHGITSIAVAEMFLFVFVLLFGYIYLWKKGALTWVK, from the coding sequence ATGTCTGGAATAATTGATAGTTACATACCAGTCGCCATATTTCTTTTTGTGGCACTTGTTATGCCACCAATGACAATGTTTATGGTAAAGCATCTGAGTCCGAGGAGCAAGGCAGCAGGCAAGTACACGACATATGAATCGGGTTCGGTTCCCACAGGAACTGCAAGGATCCAGTTCAATGTTGAGTATTATCTCTATGCGATCGCTTTTGTGATCTTTGATGTGGAAGTGCTTTTCCTTTATCCGTGGGCCACAGTCTATAAGGGACACGGGATTACCTCTATCGCAGTAGCTGAGATGTTTCTTTTTGTTTTTGTACTGCTTTTTGGATACATTTATCTTTGGAAGAAGGGGGCTCTCACATGGGTGAAGTGA
- a CDS encoding 4Fe-4S binding protein — translation MKINDNCVGCGQCASFCKKGAIEVKGKARTTDACIDCGICAIYCPVKAIEVPA, via the coding sequence ATGAAGATCAATGATAACTGTGTAGGATGCGGCCAGTGTGCTTCTTTTTGTAAGAAAGGAGCAATAGAGGTAAAAGGGAAGGCACGAACTACCGATGCCTGTATAGATTGCGGGATCTGTGCTATCTACTGCCCTGTTAAAGCCATAGAGGTGCCGGCGTGA
- the fpoI gene encoding F420H2 dehydrogenase subunit FpoI → MVLKNIKYAVRNITRPPVTRMYPEKTTELSDRFRGLQILNKSKCIGCGICANTCPNAAIKIVKAPIAPGSEKQRWFPQIDIGHCLFCGLCIDQCPKGALSSGKEYAKGLVKWKHKDLLMTPDKLAREVDLQKGDER, encoded by the coding sequence ATGGTTCTTAAAAACATTAAATACGCGGTTAGAAACATAACAAGGCCTCCCGTTACCAGGATGTATCCGGAAAAAACTACAGAACTTTCCGACCGGTTCAGGGGGCTTCAGATACTTAATAAAAGTAAATGCATAGGCTGTGGTATCTGCGCCAATACCTGCCCTAACGCCGCAATCAAGATTGTAAAAGCTCCTATTGCGCCAGGCAGTGAGAAACAACGCTGGTTCCCTCAGATTGACATAGGACACTGCCTTTTCTGCGGGCTTTGTATAGACCAGTGCCCGAAAGGCGCGCTTTCAAGTGGTAAGGAATACGCTAAAGGTCTCGTTAAATGGAAGCATAAAGACTTGCTTATGACCCCTGATAAACTCGCCAGAGAAGTCGATCTTCAGAAAGGTGACGAGAGATGA
- the fpoD gene encoding F420H2 dehydrogenase subunit FpoD: MEEKLEPNEMIIHLGPQHPMQPGPFRLNLRLKGETVVDAEVELGFIHKGIEKILENKTYLQGITIVDRICYLAALVNEECFVGCTEKLLDIEPPERAQYIRVILEELTRIQSHLLGMGEFGEFIGFVSMFMYTIREREEVLSLIDMVTGARITHSYLRFGGVRDDLPDGFKEKAIPVLNNLKKSIDDFEEMFHTDRIYRERTVGIGVLTADIAKELGVSGPPLRATGVPFDIRKNEPYLVYKDLDFKVCTETAGDSFARVQVRLNEMRESIYIVEQCLDQLPGGSIFPEDTLYGRRTPVMRVPPGEVFHRVEDPRGEMGMYMISDGSDKPYRVKIRGPHYPTLQALPPLIKGTTVADVAAISGSMDGCTSEADR; the protein is encoded by the coding sequence ATGGAAGAAAAGCTTGAACCAAATGAGATGATTATACACCTGGGCCCTCAGCATCCCATGCAGCCCGGACCCTTCAGGTTGAACCTGAGATTAAAAGGAGAAACAGTCGTGGATGCCGAGGTAGAACTGGGATTCATTCACAAAGGTATTGAAAAAATTCTGGAGAATAAGACCTACCTCCAGGGAATTACAATCGTGGATAGGATATGCTACCTTGCAGCCCTTGTAAACGAAGAATGTTTTGTAGGCTGTACTGAGAAACTGCTGGACATCGAGCCGCCTGAGCGGGCTCAGTATATTAGGGTCATTCTTGAGGAACTCACAAGGATTCAGAGCCACTTGCTGGGTATGGGTGAATTTGGAGAATTCATTGGCTTCGTGTCCATGTTCATGTACACAATCAGGGAAAGAGAAGAGGTTCTTAGCCTTATCGATATGGTCACAGGAGCCAGGATTACTCACAGCTACCTGAGATTTGGAGGGGTGCGTGACGACCTTCCGGATGGCTTTAAAGAAAAAGCGATTCCTGTCCTCAACAATCTGAAAAAATCCATCGATGACTTTGAAGAAATGTTCCACACTGACAGGATCTATAGGGAAAGGACCGTTGGAATCGGTGTCCTGACTGCAGACATTGCAAAGGAACTTGGGGTTTCAGGGCCTCCCCTGCGTGCAACCGGTGTACCTTTTGACATTCGGAAAAATGAGCCTTATCTGGTTTATAAAGATCTGGACTTCAAAGTCTGCACGGAAACCGCAGGAGATTCTTTTGCAAGAGTGCAGGTCAGGCTCAATGAGATGAGGGAAAGCATCTACATAGTAGAACAGTGTCTTGACCAACTTCCAGGCGGCTCAATTTTTCCGGAAGATACCCTGTACGGCAGGAGAACCCCGGTGATGAGAGTTCCGCCAGGTGAGGTATTCCACAGAGTGGAAGACCCGAGAGGGGAAATGGGAATGTATATGATCTCCGATGGCTCGGACAAACCGTACAGGGTAAAGATCAGAGGTCCTCACTACCCAACCCTGCAAGCTCTGCCTCCGCTTATCAAAGGCACGACTGTTGCAGACGTAGCGGCAATTTCGGGCAGTATGGACGGCTGTACCAGTGAAGCGGACAGGTGA
- a CDS encoding NADH-quinone oxidoreductase subunit J, with product MIWLEAMGLETIGLEIGAAVQMAVFGLLAVITIFFAIFVVIAKDVVRAGLALIMCMFGIAALYILLNAQFLGIIQVLIYIGAIGVLILFAVMLTKREIGGEPGAD from the coding sequence ATGATCTGGCTCGAAGCGATGGGACTCGAGACTATAGGACTCGAAATTGGAGCAGCTGTGCAAATGGCTGTTTTCGGGCTTCTTGCAGTTATCACAATATTTTTTGCAATCTTTGTGGTAATTGCAAAAGATGTTGTCCGGGCTGGACTTGCTCTTATTATGTGCATGTTCGGAATAGCTGCTCTCTATATCCTCTTAAACGCCCAGTTCCTGGGAATTATCCAGGTGCTGATTTATATAGGAGCTATCGGAGTACTGATCCTCTTTGCAGTTATGCTTACAAAACGTGAGATAGGGGGTGAACCAGGTGCGGACTAA
- the fpoK gene encoding F420H2 dehydrogenase subunit FpoK translates to MIPLGFYLGLAALLFSIGLYGVMTHKNGIRMIMCIELMLNSANLNLVAFSSYTNTLDGQVFAMFSIALAAAEAAVGFAIFMAIYRMHDNINLDELNILRW, encoded by the coding sequence ATGATTCCTTTAGGTTTTTACCTCGGGCTTGCAGCCCTGCTTTTCTCAATCGGACTCTATGGTGTAATGACGCATAAAAACGGCATCAGGATGATAATGTGCATTGAACTCATGCTCAACTCCGCAAACCTGAACCTTGTAGCTTTCTCAAGTTATACAAATACGCTTGACGGTCAGGTCTTCGCTATGTTCTCAATTGCCCTTGCAGCTGCCGAGGCAGCAGTTGGGTTTGCAATCTTCATGGCAATCTACAGAATGCACGACAATATCAACCTTGATGAGCTCAACATCCTGAGGTGGTAA
- the fpoC gene encoding F420H2 dehydrogenase subunit FpoC gives MDVTEILKSLTGAFPEAIFEATAESKIRARAYVDKEKAKEVCQYLKDSLQFDHLCSVCGVDYIKRNEFEVVYHIASYNHPVVLTLKARLPRDYPEIESIVSVYWNANWYERETYELFGILFKNHPNLKPLVLPEDMLGEWPLRKDYEGFPNKTARNLV, from the coding sequence ATGGATGTTACAGAAATTCTTAAGTCACTAACAGGTGCGTTTCCTGAGGCAATTTTCGAAGCAACAGCCGAATCCAAAATCCGCGCCAGGGCTTACGTCGATAAAGAGAAAGCAAAAGAAGTCTGCCAGTACCTGAAGGATTCCCTTCAATTCGACCACCTCTGTTCAGTCTGCGGGGTGGATTACATAAAAAGGAATGAGTTTGAGGTAGTCTATCATATTGCATCATATAACCATCCTGTAGTTCTTACGCTCAAAGCCAGACTTCCGAGAGATTACCCGGAAATCGAATCAATTGTATCGGTATACTGGAATGCAAACTGGTATGAAAGGGAAACATACGAACTTTTTGGGATCCTGTTCAAAAACCACCCTAATCTGAAGCCACTTGTACTTCCCGAAGATATGCTCGGAGAATGGCCTCTCAGGAAAGATTACGAGGGCTTCCCTAATAAAACAGCAAGAAATCTGGTATGA
- the fpoH gene encoding F420H2 dehydrogenase subunit FpoH encodes MPIEIPEFILPLLPWIRGTVGLSLVGFIFIAAMGAVWLERKLSADIQSRMGPCRVGKYGLLQLVADAIKLFTKEDLRPLNADSLLFNNANIFMISSVFLMLVAIPVGAVFINGVEYPLAVTQMDISVLYIEAMSAISIFGIFMVAYGSNNKYSLLGAFRNFARMVGYEVPLGLSVVSIAIMTGSLSIVEISRSQGLLWNIFLQPIGFFVFFVSLMADMGRLPFDQNESEEELVAGWITEYCGMRFGLGFFAEYIHMILGSFLVALLFLGGWNVPSFVANNPVLGLIAPTGFLLVKTVFVLMVIIGLRWAIPRFRIDQVVDLSWKKLLPLALLNLVWAVVLGLYLGA; translated from the coding sequence ATGCCAATAGAAATTCCTGAATTTATACTTCCTTTACTCCCCTGGATTCGCGGAACTGTCGGCCTTTCTCTGGTTGGATTTATCTTCATAGCAGCTATGGGAGCTGTGTGGCTCGAAAGAAAGCTTTCTGCCGATATCCAATCCAGGATGGGACCCTGCCGTGTAGGAAAATACGGGCTTTTGCAGCTCGTAGCCGACGCAATCAAGCTCTTTACAAAAGAAGACTTAAGACCACTGAATGCTGACAGCTTGCTTTTCAATAATGCTAACATCTTTATGATCAGTTCGGTCTTTCTTATGCTGGTAGCCATCCCCGTGGGCGCGGTCTTTATTAATGGGGTCGAATACCCGCTTGCGGTCACTCAGATGGACATAAGTGTGCTTTATATTGAAGCGATGTCCGCAATCTCAATCTTCGGGATTTTCATGGTGGCTTACGGCTCGAACAATAAATATTCCCTGCTCGGAGCTTTCCGAAACTTCGCCCGGATGGTCGGGTATGAAGTGCCTCTCGGATTAAGCGTGGTAAGTATAGCTATCATGACAGGCTCCCTGAGTATTGTGGAAATATCAAGATCACAGGGACTTCTATGGAATATCTTCCTTCAACCTATTGGATTCTTCGTGTTCTTTGTATCCCTTATGGCTGATATGGGAAGGCTTCCCTTTGACCAGAATGAGTCCGAAGAAGAACTCGTAGCAGGCTGGATTACGGAGTACTGTGGAATGCGGTTCGGGCTCGGTTTCTTTGCCGAATATATCCACATGATCCTCGGTTCTTTCCTTGTAGCCCTTCTCTTCCTAGGCGGCTGGAACGTACCTTCCTTTGTTGCAAACAACCCTGTGCTTGGTCTTATAGCCCCAACAGGATTCCTGCTTGTGAAAACTGTCTTTGTACTTATGGTAATTATAGGTCTCAGATGGGCTATTCCGAGATTCAGGATCGACCAGGTTGTTGACCTGAGCTGGAAGAAACTGCTTCCTCTTGCCCTTTTAAACCTTGTCTGGGCTGTGGTGCTCGGACTCTACCTGGGAGCGTGA
- the fpoJ gene encoding F420H2 dehydrogenase subunit FpoJ: MRTNQLLAFFVALLFTAVVIIGAFGTSWNTVSELPANPADQSNIEGIGVLTFTQYVAPFEVLSIVLLASLIGAIYMAKGEGKR, from the coding sequence GTGCGGACTAATCAGCTTCTAGCCTTTTTTGTAGCCCTGCTCTTTACAGCTGTAGTGATAATCGGAGCCTTCGGAACCTCCTGGAATACAGTTTCCGAACTTCCTGCAAATCCTGCCGACCAGAGTAATATAGAGGGTATAGGTGTGCTGACCTTTACTCAGTATGTAGCGCCTTTTGAGGTCCTTTCAATTGTCCTACTAGCATCCCTTATAGGAGCGATCTACATGGCAAAAGGGGAGGGAAAACGATGA